The DNA sequence CGACGCGGTGGCCGGCTGCGCGCTCACGGTCGAGCGTCTCATGTTGCCCCCGTCCGCCGAGACCCAGGTCCCGCAGGGCCTGAGCGACGCCAAGCTCGCGAAGTGGGTGGCGGACCACCCCGAGCGCCAGGAGGTCCGCATGACGGTCGCGGTCCTGCGCGACGGCGCCCGCGAATCGGCCCTGCGCCTGCGCGAGAAGGACACCCCGACGGAGGTCCTCACCGGCCCGGACCTGGTCCCGGGACTCGCGGAGGCTCTGGCGGCGACGTTCGCGGACTGAAGTCCTCAGGTACGGCGGTCCAGTACGGCAGTGGGGGCGCCCCCCAAAGGGAAGGGCGCCCCCACTGCCGTGCTCGAGGTTCGTCGCTCAGTCCTTGGTCGTGCACTTCGGCAGGTCGGCCGTGTCGCCGGAGCGGATGTCCTTCATGGCGCCGAGGGCGTCGTCGATGGTGCCGAC is a window from the Streptomyces sp. NBC_00299 genome containing:
- a CDS encoding PPA1309 family protein, with translation MSNTPMAASPLTRAVLEIDEYASGLGWDQPARLFALVDTARLRAQEPGLAAQLGLGDEQESSGLTPIEQDEIETGKALDEFLATIAWPDAVAGCALTVERLMLPPSAETQVPQGLSDAKLAKWVADHPERQEVRMTVAVLRDGARESALRLREKDTPTEVLTGPDLVPGLAEALAATFAD